The DNA window TTATGCACTCTGACTACTTAAAAACTAGTTCAAACaatatgaaaaggttgaacatatatatagaggCGAAAAAAGTTGCACATACCTTGGTTGTTATAAGTGGAAAAGTTCTGCGTAAATTGAATCGCATCTGTGAAGGAAATAGAAAGGGAGATCAAATGCACACCATCAGcatatgaaaaatatatcattTCTGAAATACGAACAAGCCACTAATCAACCTAAGCTTTTTATTACCTGGCAACCAAACTTTGATAAAGTTCCAGTTCCAGTCCTATCGTCCTTCAGAGTGCCCTCTGAGATGATGTCTTCCACGAGGCTTAAATACAAGTACTCCTCATGCCTGTCAAAAATCATCTTGGGCAGGAAGGAGAACTTCTTTACCTCAAACTTACTAGAATCTGAGTTAGTATTAAAGGTCAGATCATTGTTCTGACTAAAGGATTCGACCGCAGAACTCCTCACACGAACATAAGTTGTAAACCAATACCGAATGTCGTTCTCCAAGACAGGGAAGGATGAGTACCAGGGCTGAAATACGGAGGAATCAATAGTAGGAATAAAAGTGTCACAATTGATGTTTGTCTGAATTTCAGTAACATGAATGGCATCACATTGAGGCGCATTCAAAGCATCCCTGTATAGAAAAAGggattaataaagaaaaaagaaaaaaaaaattctaagcaAAGTAATGAGCAGCAAGTACAGACCTTAGAATTTGGCCACCTCCTATGACAAAAACTTTCTCAATGGACAAACAATATGGAGGTGCAGCTAGCAATTCCAATGCCGAAGCAAAGCTTCCACATATCACAACATTCTCAGCAGTAGCAATATCGAAACTTCCAGAACGCGTCAGAACAACATTAAGGCGACCAGGCAGAGGTCGATGTTGAAGGGGAATGCTTTCCCATGTTTTCCTACCCATAATAACAGCGTTCTTTTTTCCAGAATCTGATGCAGTCATGGTTATATTCTTAAAAAATTTGAGATCAGAAGGTAATCTCCAAGGCAGTTTCCCATCCTTCCCAATACCCCTATCTCTGGTTGAGGCCACAACAACTTGGTAAGTCCTCTGTGGATCAGGGAGTGTATTAACATTGCCATTGGAGAGGATTGTGGTGGAGTCACCCGACATTATCGAATTAAAAGTGTGATAGAATTTTAAAGGTGATGTCTGAAAATGACGACCGCACAGCCGACTTCTTTGTAAATGCCGCAGAACCTAGAAACCATCATGAAAATAGATGTCAAAATCACCAGAGTCGCAAAGGAGATGCACCATTA is part of the Tripterygium wilfordii isolate XIE 37 chromosome 7, ASM1340144v1, whole genome shotgun sequence genome and encodes:
- the LOC120002759 gene encoding bifunctional dihydrofolate reductase-thymidylate synthase-like isoform X1, which produces MSGDSTTILSNGNVNTLPDPQRTYQVVVASTRDRGIGKDGKLPWRLPSDLKFFKNITMTASDSGKKNAVIMGRKTWESIPLQHRPLPGRLNVVLTRSGSFDIATAENVVICGSFASALELLAAPPYCLSIEKVFVIGGGQILRDALNAPQCDAIHVTEIQTNINCDTFIPTIDSSVFQPWYSSFPVLENDIRYWFTTYVRVRSSAVESFSQNNDLTFNTNSDSSKFEVKKFSFLPKMIFDRHEEYLYLSLVEDIISEGTLKDDRTGTGTLSKFGCQMRFNLRRTFPLITTKKVFWRGVVEELLWFISGSTNAKVLQQKGIHIWDGNASRDYLDSVGLTDREEGDLGPVYGFQWRHFGARYTDMHSDYTGQGFDQLLDVIEKIRNKPDDRRIILSAWNPLDLKLMALPPCHMFAQFYVANGELSCQMYQRSADMGLGVPFNIASYALLTCMIAHVCDLIPGDFIHVMGDTHVYRTHVRPLQEQLQKLPRPFPILKINPDKKNIDSFVAADFKLVGYDPHEKIEMKMAV
- the LOC120002759 gene encoding bifunctional dihydrofolate reductase-thymidylate synthase-like isoform X2, with translation MSGDSTTILSNGNVNTLPDPQRTYQVVVASTRDRGIGKDGKLPWRLPSDLKFFKNITMTASDSGKKNAVIMGRKTWESIPLQHRPLPGRLNVVLTRSGSFDIATAENVVICGSFASALELLAAPPYCLSIEKVFVIGGGQILRDALNAPQCDAIHVTEIQTNINCDTFIPTIDSSVFQPWYSSFPVLENDIRYWFTTYVRVRSSAVESFSQNNDLTFNTNSDSSKFEVKKFSFLPKMIFDRHEEYLYLSLVEDIISEGTLKDDRTGTGTLSKFGCQMRFNLRRTFPLITTKKVFWRGVVEELLWFISGSTNAKVLQQKGIHIWDGNASRDYLDSVGLTDREEGDLGPVYGFQWRHFGARYTDMHSDYTGQGFDQLLDVIEKIRNKPDDRRIILSAWNPLDLKLMALPPCHMFAQFYVANGELSCQMYQRSADMGLGVPFNIASYALLTCMIAHTSFLVILSM